AGATCCAAAAGTTTAACTATCAATCACATAAAGCAAAAAGATATGCACATCACAAGTTCACCAAAACAGTTTGGCCATGTATTTCATTGGGTTCCTAACTAGGACAACGTGTTCTGTCTTAAACTAAGCTATTTATTATCACCAGAAACAAGTTAAGAACTATCAAATAAAGCAGATCTGGTTACTGAAACTCAAGTTCAATCAAAGAAATATTACCTTGAAAGATTAGCACAAGACAGAAAAGAATGGTGAACACCATGGCAAATATGCTGCTATTGGAAGATGATGCCTTAgcagctttcattttcttcaaggCTTTCATCCGATCAATCCTTGCACGTTTCCACATGGCAATCTCAGAGAGTTCCTTGATCAACTTCTGGTCTGCTGCATCCAATGATGGGCCTCTTGGAGGTCTGGGAGGTTTAGGAGGTTTTTTATTGCTCGTCTTCTTACGCTTATCCTTCACCCGTGTCTTCTCTACGTGATCTGTACCTTCATTTCCTTGCAACATCTTGTTTGTTGCCACTTTCAAATTCTCGGGGGAGACTCCATTGGAATTGGACCCATTGCCACACAAACTGACCCTCTCTTCAACCTTAACTGATCCATCCAAAAGTCCACCACAAACCTTAGAAATTAATGTCTTTGCCTGCTTCTTAGCACTCGAAATAGGGCTGTCGCTTGAATCTTCTTCACTAACTACCAC
The window above is part of the Prunus dulcis chromosome 1, ALMONDv2, whole genome shotgun sequence genome. Proteins encoded here:
- the LOC117615231 gene encoding uncharacterized protein LOC117615231, whose protein sequence is MDHKSPREKDSEVDLESGVVVSEEDSSDSPISSAKKQAKTLISKVCGGLLDGSVKVEERVSLCGNGSNSNGVSPENLKVATNKMLQGNEGTDHVEKTRVKDKRKKTSNKKPPKPPRPPRGPSLDAADQKLIKELSEIAMWKRARIDRMKALKKMKAAKASSSNSSIFAMVFTILFCLVLIFQGISSRRSSPVSFEGSPVSGGGMEGSLISVQYYPNLSSTAPNGPGSESPNIVEQVAGSDPREKLKRWEG